ATTACACAAACATactgactttttcttttccttcctctatATCCTTGTCCCTGTACCCATACATAATATAGATAATATAGATGCCCATTACCTTGTTAAACGTGGTATATCTTTTTCCTAGATTGAAGAGGAAGCAAATGGAGATTTGTTTGATATAGAAATCAGCGTATCAGACCCAGAGAAAGTTGGTAAGTTCCTTGACGATAGAAATTCAGATGGTAGACTGTCTTATTCCTTGAAGACTATTCTTAGATTTTACTATGATTTTCTCTTTAGTTTCCTTTGGCAATTTTTAGTATCTAAATGgaaatttatttaatgtatatttTGGACTAAAAGCATATGGCCGGATTACACTACCTTGCCCTAGGATAAGTATTTCAATTTTCTTACAGGAGATGGCATGAATGCTTATATGGCATACAGAGTAACAACAAAGGTAGGAAGTGCAACAAAAATTTCTGAATACTTTGTATTATAGCTGAGATGGATCAGTAATTCacaatgattttattttttttaagacatcACTTTCAATATTCCACAAAACCGAATTCTCTGTTAAAAGAAGATTCAGTGATTTTCTTGGCCTGCACAGCAAATTAGCAACAAAATACATGCATATTGGTTATATTGTGCCTCCAGCTCCAGAAAAAAGTATTGTAGGTAAGTGCAGTTCCAATAAGGTGACACTTAAGTACTGAATAcaaatttcttctctgcatATATACTGCTTGCTTCTTCTCAGTTGGTACAGATATTCTTCgtcttctgtattttcaaaaagttCATATTAAATTGGAAAGGTATGTAATGGCCTCTTCCTAGCTCAGACTAATGTTGATAATGGGAAGAATATCTCTTAATGCATGGCCTTGTGTCTCTTATCTATGATTCTTTCTTTGCTTGTGCCCTTCAAGAGCAGATTAGTCTACCAAAACAAGGAtgttaaagtttatttttaagttgAGCTGTTATCAATTGCCTGCAATATATAGAGCTTCATACATACTCCAGATATCCGATacttctgtttgtttcttttgatCATGGTGAATGCAAACCCTCTCATAAGTTTTTTGCAAGGTTTTTAAAACACCTTTTGACTTGAATGCCTGGTGCATTAAAACAACTTCAGTTTTGTGATCTCTAAGTAGGAAAGATTCTTTCAAAATaggtaaatattttaaacagtaAAGGCTGTTAAAGATTTCTGTGTTACTGATATAAATAAGTGATATGAATCTAGAATGTTGTTTGCTGTGTGGGCAATGGCAGGGCTTCTTTTCAGCAGTTTAGTCTGTATAGATAATCAGAGCAGCAGTTTTTCATTTAAGTAGGAGTAGATTTAGACTGAGTAGATGTAGGCAGCATAAGGCTTGGAAAATTCATGATTTTACTTCTGTGGAAAAGCACTGTGTTTTTAAGCCTGTGAGACTGAAAATTTGACCTGAATTTTTGGTAGTTCTTGAAAGTGATGGGAAATTCTGTAATAATCAATTTTTCCTACAgcaaaaaataactttaattcCAAATGCTAACAGGGCTTATGGAAATGGAATGAGGCTTCTGATCATGTCCTTTGGATGATACAAATTTTAAGGCATTTATGACAGTGCGCATTTACAAGAAAATGTAATGCTTGCATCGCAGTCGAATTCAGCTGGATTTCAGCTGCCACTTGAATAAAACCAGCATAAAAATTGATACACCTGGAAGACAGTAAAATGGTGCAAACAAGCACTGGCTGGTGCTTCAAAGCCTTGTGTAGAGACTTTAAGCTACAGGTAGTTGAGAAAACTCAGACTctggaatattttcaaaagagCATGAAACTCCCTCTTTAGAGTTGAACTTAACAGGTGTTACTTAATTCTGTTCAAAAGCATGTAGTTGGTAAGTTTCTAGTTttgagaaaagaaggaattgaTTCTAGTCTGTTTTGAAATAATGCATGTTAAACCAGAGAGCTGACAAAACAACTGAAAGTAAGGTGACATAGTCTTTACATTACGCATGCTTGTGTTTAAAATCATATTGTGATAAATTCAGTGTTATGCAGTGTGTGTTGTAAAAAAGTCCCTGGTCTGTTCATTCTGTTACACTGTTGGTAACACCTAGAGTTTTATGCTCCAGTTTCATTGTGGTGATCAGAGGTAGGGGCTATAATTTTATATCCTAGCTACAAATTCAAGTCCATCAATTACTGACTGTGTaacaaaaggataaaaaggagTCAATTGTGAACTGGAATTGGACATTCATTAAGGTATCTCATTACTTACATAAGTGTGTATGAAaatcatgttttcatttttttaaggaaaataatctgttatgtcatgtgtttttttcctgtgaaggGTTAAAAGAGTGCTTGGTCTACATAAACAGTCTTATTACTTGCATTTAAATAGGCTTATATtagcagagaaagaaatctgGCAAGATATTTAGAAATAACTCGCATTATTACAGGGTAGGAATTCCTCATGTGGGTCATTTGTTTGTGTATTTAGTTTTTCCCTATGAACTTCTGTTCAAAGTTCAGCTGTGAAGGCTCTTTTGTATTAAGCCacaggattttcttctttctgcagtAAAATGTCATTGTATAGTAATACGGTAATATAAAAAGATGAGGCATGTTAATTACCTCAACTTCCCTTGAATACTTTAATTCTTGTATTTGAAGACATATTCAATTTTACTGACAAGTTTATGTATTTAGTTATATTATGCTGTGTAGAatacttctggaaaaaaaagtcttcatcagatttattttcattatgttgcagaggagggaaaaactAAGACTTCACTGAGAGGTTAAGAGTTCCTTCTTGTTCCTGTAAGGCTTTGCTGCTTGTCTCCTCCAGGTGTTACTGTGTGAGACTTCTGAGTCCAGAAGGGAGAATGGGTGAGGAGCTTAGGGAACTATTGACCTGGCAGATCAATGAGTATATAGTCAGATCTCAAAACTTTTAGCTGAAGAAACATAAAAGTATCAGATAAGAAATATACTACAACTAGGAATCAGACATCTGGACTGTataataaaatttctttcctgttttttagGAAATAAGAATAATTATTGATGTGCAGTATTTCGTGGTATTCTTGATGGGACTCAGGTTACCAAACTCCAAATTTAGATCTTTAGCATGAAAAATAGTGACTTCAGTCTCACTGTTAAAGAGTTCCTTTGTTGCTGAGGTTGAATCTAATTCTCATGCCATGATACATCGACAACTGGTTGGTTGCCACTCTAGTCTTGGTCAGAGAAACTACTGTAAAGCTGCACACGTTTTATTCTGCTGATTTTATTCTCCATGCAGTTCAGTTCAGAATTTTCAATACTTGTTAGTTTGCATtagttaatttaaaaactacTAGTTTTAGAActtaaaaaatagtaaaatgaaaataatggtAAGAAGCATGCCAAGGAATAGGCTTATAAACTGAAGACATTTTTGCAGTCTCCTTTATAtggctgttttctttttctggaagttGCCAGTAAGACTCTGATCAGCATTTAGATTCTTTTCATAAATGCAAATTAAGCTAGTTTTACTTACCTATTAGTCACAATTAATATGTTACAGGAAATTGAGTATTTCACAGAGCTACTTCCACAAAACCAtgcaatagattttttttttaatgttcctaTGTATTGTTTTTCACtataatttgatttaaatatgCAAACTCAGGTGAGCCTTATATTCTAATCACATCAGTTATGTTAATGATTTATCTGTGATAAAATCAATACGATGCTGTTTCCTTCAAGGCATGACCAAGGTTAAAGTAGGCAAAGAAGATTCTTCATCTACTGAATTTGTAGAGAAAAGAAGAGCAGCTCTAGAAAGGTAATGTGTGTATCTAACTAAAATTTATTTAGGCTCAGAATTACTTGTAGTATATTATATGGGTTCTGTAATGACAATGCTGGTGATCTGTACTTAAAAGAATTCCGGAGATGTATACAACTGTCTTTTGTGTAGAAATTGAATAATGCCCATTAATAACAGGAAGAGTAGCCCTATTCATAAAAATTATTGTAGCTAACTTGTTTCAGGCTTAAAATTAAGATTGCAGAGGTTCACTAAGTAAAACTGTTATTACCAGTTTTTGTAGACACTTTGTATTGAAGGAATCGAAACACTTTCAGCAATGTATTTGATCCATAGCACATCAGCTGTTGGGCAGGAAGGTGGGAGAAGAGACCTTCATTCACTGGAAAGTAAAATGGGCTTCTGATGATGTGCATTGATAACATTGATGTGACTTGCTGAATTTTGGCATAGGAGATACTGGATCTCTGTCACCCAGCACTGATAGACAGCTGATACTGTTCAAGTATCTTTGTCAGGGAAGGGTCTTTCTCCTGGTATACTGCTATGTTAGCCTTAACTTGTACTTCATATGGAGTAtggaacaaagaaaaagagttGAACAATCTAATGTGTAAAATAGTTTTACTGCAATCCTTACCTTCTTCAGGAAAAACCAGATGAGGATCTGTTCGTCATACCTAACAGagggtggaaaaaaattacacttgaGGTTTAAGCagaagtgcaaaaaaaaaaaaggaaggagttGCATTGAATTTTACTTGTGTGTGTATGAGTCTTTTAGAAGTAAATGGAGATTGAAGACTGTAGTATATCCAGCATACAAGTAGTTTATACCTAGACCAAAATCGACTCACTCATCCAAGATTTCCTGTAATTCTAAATAAATCAGCCATAATTATCTGTAACAAAAATAACCTGTTTATTGCACTGtgtggaaaaaaagcagctcattttttttctagcatAAACTGGTTAAAAAAGGAGTATGTCTTCACTCagctatttaaaataagaagttTATTGTTTTACCACTGTGCAACATACAGATACGGCAGGCCCCACTTTAAGGAGTTTCTGGTGTAAACAAACTGTATTGTAAAGCACTACCCAACCTTTATTATGTTATGTTGTGCTATGGAATGTATGGCAGTGCATTATGTTCCGTCAGTTTGCACATTAAATCTGCACAGTCAATATGCTCATTAAATCTGTTCTGTTatctgatattttaatttttaaaatcataggTATCTACAACGAACAGTAAAGCACCCAACTTTGCTACAGGATCCAGATTTGAGACAATTCTTGGAAAGTTCTGAGGTATTTATCTTCCTTTCACTTCTCTTACTTATTTCCAAATATGGTAACCTACCAAGCAATATATTCAAATGTATTTGAGACCAAATCCcctaaattaaaatgaaatccaTACCCTTCATTGGCTAGAATGGCAGAGGCTACTTAGGTAATGGTGTGCCTCAGTCTCTAGTAAAACTTACAGTGGTAGTGACAAAAAGCTATTTGCTGTATAGTGGCTTCTCAAGCAAGTTGGTCTTTTCAGTTCTGATGTTACTGGTTGTTAAGTAAGATGTAAAATTAAACTGGCTTGGAAGCAGCTCTTTTGCCTCTAGGATTTCAGCTTGAGGTGTATTGGTAGGAGATAGTGAAAATGCTGGCAGCGCTTCTGGCCAGGCTAGGTATTTTGTGAATAAGGATTTCAGTCATCTGTACTATTAATCCAGTACCTTTCGCAATATTACATATATTGTTAAACATAAATAGCATTTCTTTATAAATGTGCATGGGGGTTTCACGATAATACTGAACTGTGTTTTGGCTAGTGTCAGAATCTTAGTTATCCTAATGAGTCACAGAGCCTCCCTACTGACAAAAGCATCAATAGATAACTTACGGTGGGTTTGTCAATGTTGCTGACAGACAAAACATCATATGAAGGGTAAATGGTCTGACGTAGGGGCTACCTTGTATACCATATTCAGTCTAGCCTGAATAATAATATCAATTAAATTTAAAGTTTGTTAATTTAACTCTGAGGGTTTCTCAGTACCTAAACAGATAACATGTTCTCTTGATACTTGAGGTACACTTATAGCCTTatactgaaaagcaaaaagtcATCAACCTTTTATTAGCAGCATGCAGTGCATGGCTTGCATTACAATTAAACACGTAACAGAATTTTCTTTGTCTAATTTGTTGTAAATCTAAGCTTTTCTGTTCCTGTAGTGGCTGTTTGTTCATTGTAGCATATAGGTGGACATTTAGGACATTTGGCTAGCTCATAACAGCTTTGGACAAGTGGTTTGTTTGTTCCATTTAAATGTAAAGATGTAGAAGAAAAGTAAATAGTctatatttttaagttttcctCTTGAGAATGTAGAAGGAGTAAATTTGAGAAATTAGATTCCACTATATTGAAACACATAGGAGTAAAGAAAACACTAtatccttttcttcccccttgTGCCCAGTTAAACCTCCATCCTTTTAACCAGTCTCTTTGCCCTTATTTGTCATTCAATTCTAGCTGCCGAGAGCAGTTAACACCCAGGCTCTGAGTGGAGCAGGAATATTGAGGATGGTGAACAAGGCTGCCGACGCTGTCAACAAAATGACAATCAAGATGAATGAATCGGATGCAGTAAGAGCTGATTTTTCGGCTTGAATAATGAGATGAATTAATGAGCCTCAACAACTGCATTTTAAAGCTGTAGAAGTAGAAAATGGGTTATTAATTTCCTTATTGGCTTGAATTCTTAGCTGTATCAGTTGACCACCCTGGAAGTACCtggataattttcttctttagaaCCAGAAATGTTGATGGTAATCTAATTTGTAATGCTTGACTCTTTCATCTTTTGTCAGTGGtttgaagaaaaacagcagcaatttgAGAATCTGGATCAGCAACTTAGGAAGCTTCATTCCAGTGTTGAAGCATTAGTCTGCCACAGAAAAGGTAACTGAACCTTAGGAAATAGTGATAAAACAAGAGCTCAGCATGTCAGAACTCTTAACTAAAATAGTTAcactaaaatgtattttagtgCAAAAATTTTCTAATTATATCTTCTATTTTAAACTGCTCTAGTATTTTTGTATACctgtctttaattttaaattcaacCAGAGTATCTGTCATTTCTAGAGTCACTATAATGATctggcatatttttttttcccttgcacaGTTTCGTTATCACATCTAGCAAGTGGTTCTCCTACAGCAGATGTCCTTAAATTTACCTTTAGGTCTCGTGGCAAgagtaatttctttctgaacaAAAAGTGGCTGCATAGAtccatttaaacattttttagtTCCGTATTGCTCTGTAAACTGAGTTTAAGTGCTTACACAGGAATTTCTTATTCTTAATTTAGTCTGTGTAATGACATACTCTCACACGACTGTTAAGGTAAACTTTTCTGGTAGTCACAGAATATCagctttttatttacttattttagATATAAGCAAAACCTGGAAGTTTATATGCTGTTTTTTGTCAGGGATGGATTTCCatcagattatttaaaaaaacaaatacaataAAAACCAAACTAGACAAAACCCTAGACAAACCAGTTTTGAATTTGTAGCTCAACAAGACTGTAAGTGTGCTTTCTGATAACATTGTGTTATGTTAAAATATGGTGTCACCTTTGAGCATTTCCAAAAGTACATGAAAATGTTGCTTTCTCATAATTCTAATCAAGAATTACTCTCTGGAGTTAAAATATCTTTAGCCACCTATCCTCAAGGCAAAGGAGCATTTAAGAaggaatggaaaatggaaatcttTATTTACGGTTGATTTGACGCCTTATAGATTTGAAGAAGTGTTGGttcattggattttttttctaagagtTGTGTTTAAATTGTATAGGCTTTAAATATCTGAAGATAGCTTCCTTCTGCAATCACTTCTGATGTTCTGATTGTTCTGCAGGAGCGGCAAAGTTGCATACTAACCTGAAGTAATTTGGACCAAACATTTGTTCAAAGGTCCTTCATGGAACTAAACTTTGTACAGGATTACTTACATAGGATTGGAGACAGTCACACCAGTATTGTTAATAAATAAGCTCAAAATTTCGCATTCTCAGATGCTGATATGTGAggtttgattgttttttttattttaaggcatATCAGAATGTGACAATGCATTACAGTATACATTCATAAAAGTTACTTAAAGTCAATAAAACAGCccaacagaaataaattccaTTCATGGGTGAGATGATTTTGTCAAaatcatttgggttttttttccacactcaactaaaaggaaaaaaatctgctgtaaaCCTGTTAGAATTGTGAAAATTTGTTCTATAGGGGACTTGGCTTTTGTTCTGTGggtttgcattttctctgaaatagGCAGTTGGATAATACTGAAGtgacttttgttttcttttgctggaCAGAGTAAGCATGACATTAACAGACTTGGCAAAGCATTTACTGATTGAGAGTTTCTTTGCACGGGAATCTTTCTCCTAAATGTGGTTTCGTTGTGATGTCCTTGTGTGTCCTAATGTGATCTTTAGCTTATGTTCAGTTGGTGAAAAGAATTGGCTCCACTGATGTATGCTGCAGAGTAATTTAACAAATTAACTCAATCTTGCTGAACATACTCCTGTATTTCAGAGCTTTCAGCCAACACCGCTGCCTTTGCTAAAAGTGCTGCCATGTTAGGTAACTCGGAGGACCACACTGCTCTTTCTAGAGCTTTGTCTCAGCTTGCAGAGGTTGAGGAGAAGATAGATCAGTTGCATCAAGAGCAAGCTTTTGCTGATTTCTATGTGTTCTCAGAACTGCTTGGTGATTACATTCGTCTGATTGCTGCAGTAAAAGTAAGTACTACTAGGAAAAGTactgatttaaaattttttaaggtttttaaaTCACATTCCTCAGCTTATGGGTTCAGAGTAAATGAATGTGTGCATTTGCTCATGTAATATGATTAAATTTTTGCCTGATGTTCTAGCAAGGTAAAGTTGAAAGCATTCATGAGTTATTCCAATGTTAAAAATGGCTCTGGTTGAAAATGAGAATGGACTGGTAAGAGccagagaaaatgcaaatctACTTTGAGCAATACTGATTGTGTACAGTATTTGGGGATACTGTACTCTTCTGTGTTTAAGCATACTGCTCCTGTTTATTTCAGGTTACTTACTGTTACAGTAAGCATACATAAGTGTGGATGAATATAATTTGGTATTCTGTATTTGCTACTGTCtttgaataagaaaaaaaagtgcaatttGTGGGTCTGCAtctcattaaagaaaatattcagtatAAGTGtaagctgtgctgcacagcatgATTAGGTTTAGACGTGAGAGCAGGTATTTTTGAATTCTGTCCAGAAATACCTTTGAACTTGCCAGATTGTTGAAAATATATCTATatgtttttactttgtttcttttcttttttgcctttttttcttttttctttttcctttttttctttttttttttttttttttgatatgTATACTTCTGCTGCCTTAGTCTGTTGCTAACATAAAGGTGTTGCTGAAAATGCATGTAATCCATATGCATGAGCTGTTTGCTAGTATCTGCATTTAGAAATTGTCTGCATAGAGCACTTCATACTGGCTGTTTTAGTAGTATTTTGATAAAATGAGGtgtataaaataatttggagcACTGAAGTGTCTGCTTTGAAAAGGGTTCTTGAATAGCCTGTTATTTGTGGAAGGTATTGAACTGTGCAAGCATGATGTCAAGTGAAATGCAGTATGTGGTAGACATGCTAAGGTTTCTTTGAGTATACTACTTGTTCCAGCTTTATcctagaattattttttcctactgGGAATTTAGATAGCTCTAACAATTCCAGTTGTTTAATAAGGTTGTCTGTTCTCTTAGGGTGTGTTTGACCATCGAATGAAATGCTGGCAAAAGTGGCAAGATGCTCAGGTCACTTTACAAAAAAAACGTGAAGCTGAAGCAAAGCTCCAACTTGCCAACAAACCTGATAAATTACAGCAAGCTAAAGACGAGATAAAAGAGGTAATGTTATCAAACATTATTTTGAAGGTCAGACTTTCTGCATTGGCTCATTCATTCTGCATTAATGCTGCTTTATATCATTTTTGTTTACAAATCACTTGCTGTTCCCAtatttactgaatttttttaaaggaatttacTAAAAACACTAAATgtgtgcaatttttttctcattgtaaGATCTGTAAGACAGTTTATACTGTCTCTGCAGAGTCTGGGAGATGGGAGGGAGGGAACATGGACAAGTTAATGCTTTTAACTGTTAACAGCTTATTTGGATAGGCAGAGGAACGCCTTTTGGTTTCTAAAGCTAAGATGACTTGGGTAAATCCAGCAAAGACAGCTAATAGAGAACTATTCCCATGTTTTGCTTAAATATGCAGCTTTTCTACCCATATATATGTGCATGTATATATGGTGTAATTTCAGTAAAAGTAAATCTAACATGTTGAAGTATCATAATTTATACACTTTTTCTATCATGCTTCACTTAAGGAAATTGAAGAGGTAGGACAACTTAATTACTTAACACTAATGCTTTCTAAGTTTGCTCTAGTGCTCTCCCATTAAATGGGAGAACGTTATTGCAGATTACAcagttgctttgttttgcttcctCATTGGTCACTAACCAcatgctcttttttctttttgcccttTGATATATTTCACATACAGTATTGAAATTACTCATTaacttgattttcttttcctttaagaaGTCCTTTGTTTACTGAGAAAACCTACAGTTACTCTTGTGTGACCACATTTTTGTTGATTGTCTCTCCTGATGTCACCCATCCATGCACAGTAAATTTCCTGATTACTGGTAGTAGTGGGAAATACTGATCTTTTCCCAGTCCCAATATTAAATTACTTGCTTTTTTCCGAAGGAATTACTTTTCTTGCATTATTGGATAATTAGAGAAAGCTTTTAGTAAGCCCACAGTTTAAATGTGTCAATTGAAAGTTCTCACTACCACTGAAACATGTTCAGAGTTGCTGAATTCTGTAATAATGGACTCTCTGGCTGGAGGAATTGCCAGAAAAGTGGAAACTAAGTAGTTTGTGCATCATCCATGacttggttggtttttttgtggatAAAGGGAGGAAGGGCCATCCTAGAGATAGATGCCATTTTATAGTACCTGACACAGGAAATTTCTCATTCAATAAGCTGTTACCCTATGATAATTCACATAGGACCTGAGATTTGGGCATGATGAAACTGAAATGTTGAATTTATTAGGCCTGTAGAAGCTTTCACAGAAATCTCAGGCTCCTCTGCTTGATGTGGTAGGAAGGTATGGGCAATCCTAATCTACTTTTCCTTAGCGGTGTTTTGTACTATTTCATTTATTAGTTAACTCTTCAGGCTGATCTTCCATGAAGAAGATACTATTATGACTTATTAAGTAAAAGGGCAGCCAGGGGACTGTGAATAAATTATaccaaaaatataaataggGAGGTGTTTATTGGAACATAGATTATGTTTATCTCATATCACACTAGATGTGACACTGCATCAcaaaatgctggttttttttttttttaatcagtagGACCACTGGATTGCAAACATGAAGATGCTACATTGAAGCATATTGCTTCcctgctgttttttttctaatgaagaTAAATGTTACTTAATGTATTTGTTCTCAGTTAACATGTTGATATGAATAGATACAGTTGCATTTCAAAGAACTGCTAgcctgctctggggctctcaGTTTATCAACACAACTAGCTTAAATTTAACAATGTAATAAGTCTGTGAAAGCACTTTCGGGGCAATGTAGAGGCTGATGATCCTTTTTGTCTAGCTGGATGTCTTTTCACAGAAACTAAGGAGAAACGACCTGGTGTCGTATGTTGTTACATGAATGTAATGCTCCCAATATGGCAAGACCCCCTAAGAAACAAGTCTTCCTTTGAATTTTCCTCTAGTGATCTTCTTACCTGCAGTAAGGTTTCTACTTCAGCTTTCTATGAAAACAGTTGCCACTGAAAAAGAAGTCTTGTGCTTTGGAAAGCAGATAAACACATCGTCAGTAGCTTGTCATTTGCAGCAGAAATATCATAGTGATAATCAAATACTTGACAAGTGGCAGAAGATTTACTCATCTCTTCTGGAATTAGAAACTATGGGGAACTAACCTGAGGCTCTTCCAAGCTTGATTGGACAGGTTTAGGTTCCTAAGTTTGTGAAGAGAATAGTTAGTAAAGCCTTTGAgatacattttgttttctaaagaatattttgttagtgttgctaaatatttttaatagcagtattaagatatttttacattttatctACAGATAGCATTACCTTAAAGATAGCTTTGTTGTAATTGGTCTGATAACATTCTGTAACACAAATTTGAAATTgttattttaagattttctttcaaataggCCAAAACAATCAAATAGGTCCTTTTAGCTCTTAAGTCACTATCAATGTGCTAAAAAGTTCAGATATGGGTTGACTGAATGGACAGCACAAAACCTGACCTCTGTATGTCTTTCCTTTGCCAGTGGGAGACAA
Above is a window of Oenanthe melanoleuca isolate GR-GAL-2019-014 chromosome Z, OMel1.0, whole genome shotgun sequence DNA encoding:
- the SNX2 gene encoding sorting nexin-2, translated to MAAEREPPPLGETRPADLEELEDGEDLFTSTVSTLESSPSSPEPASLPAEDLSTNSNGPKPAEIMLDGDREDLFAEATEEVSLDSPERDPILSPESTPAVTPVTPTTLIAPRMESKAVTAPVIFDRSREEIEEEANGDLFDIEISVSDPEKVGDGMNAYMAYRVTTKTSLSIFHKTEFSVKRRFSDFLGLHSKLATKYMHIGYIVPPAPEKSIVGMTKVKVGKEDSSSTEFVEKRRAALERYLQRTVKHPTLLQDPDLRQFLESSELPRAVNTQALSGAGILRMVNKAADAVNKMTIKMNESDAWFEEKQQQFENLDQQLRKLHSSVEALVCHRKELSANTAAFAKSAAMLGNSEDHTALSRALSQLAEVEEKIDQLHQEQAFADFYVFSELLGDYIRLIAAVKGVFDHRMKCWQKWQDAQVTLQKKREAEAKLQLANKPDKLQQAKDEIKEWETKVQQGEKDFEQISKTIRKEVGRFEKERVKDFKTVIIEYLESLVQTQQQLIKYWEAFLPEAKAIA